A DNA window from Streptomyces asoensis contains the following coding sequences:
- a CDS encoding DUF1304 domain-containing protein: MEILANVLVGLVAALHLYILVMEMFLWQKRPGMSFHGLDAEMAKRTAAMAANQGLYNGFLAAGLVWGLIAADPTGFRAQVFFLSCVIVAGVYGAATANRRILVAQALPGAVALAAVLVAR, encoded by the coding sequence ATGGAAATCCTGGCGAACGTGCTGGTCGGTCTGGTGGCCGCGTTGCATCTCTACATCCTGGTGATGGAGATGTTCCTGTGGCAGAAGAGGCCGGGGATGTCGTTCCACGGCCTCGACGCGGAGATGGCGAAGCGGACCGCCGCGATGGCCGCCAACCAGGGGCTCTACAACGGCTTCCTCGCGGCGGGCCTGGTGTGGGGACTGATCGCGGCCGACCCGACCGGATTCCGGGCCCAGGTGTTCTTCCTGTCCTGCGTGATCGTGGCGGGTGTGTACGGCGCGGCCACCGCCAACCGCCGCATCCTGGTGGCCCAGGCCCTGCCCGGCGCCGTCGCGCTGGCCGCCGTCCTCGTCGCGCGGTGA
- a CDS encoding NADP-dependent oxidoreductase, protein MSTVNTMRVITQNVLGGPEVLEETEVERPAPRPNEVLVRVRAAGVNPTDWKHRATGGFLGEPPFVLGWDVSGTVEAVGIGVAAFAPGDEVFGMLPYPFGHGSHAEYVIAPVRALWHKPAAIDHVQAGALPLVSLTAWQALVETAGLEAGQRVLIHAAAGGVGHVAVQIAKARGAYVIGTASAGKHDFLRELGADEVIDYRESEVTEAVKDVDVVLDTLGGETSVRSLRVLRPGGIVVSILPVGSDEFGREAERLGVRAVRMLVDADRAGMRAIAELVEAGKLRPTIAGTFPLADAAEAHRLGDTGRTTGKLVLTTG, encoded by the coding sequence ATGAGCACTGTGAACACCATGCGCGTCATCACCCAGAACGTCCTCGGCGGTCCCGAGGTCCTCGAGGAGACAGAGGTGGAGCGTCCCGCTCCGCGCCCGAACGAGGTGCTGGTCCGCGTCCGCGCCGCCGGCGTCAACCCCACCGACTGGAAGCACCGCGCCACCGGCGGATTCCTCGGCGAACCGCCCTTCGTCCTGGGCTGGGACGTCTCCGGGACCGTCGAGGCGGTCGGGATCGGCGTCGCCGCCTTCGCGCCGGGCGACGAGGTCTTCGGCATGCTGCCGTACCCCTTCGGCCACGGCTCGCACGCCGAGTACGTCATCGCCCCGGTCCGCGCCCTGTGGCACAAGCCGGCCGCGATCGACCACGTGCAGGCGGGCGCGCTGCCGCTGGTCTCGCTGACCGCCTGGCAGGCGCTGGTGGAGACCGCCGGCCTGGAGGCCGGGCAGCGGGTCCTGATCCACGCGGCCGCGGGCGGCGTGGGCCATGTGGCCGTGCAGATCGCCAAGGCGCGCGGCGCGTACGTCATCGGCACGGCGAGCGCGGGCAAGCACGACTTCCTGCGGGAGCTCGGGGCCGACGAGGTGATCGACTACCGGGAGAGCGAGGTCACCGAGGCCGTGAAGGACGTCGACGTCGTCCTGGACACGCTTGGCGGGGAGACCTCGGTGCGGTCCCTGCGCGTGCTGCGGCCGGGCGGGATCGTCGTGTCGATCCTGCCGGTGGGGTCGGACGAGTTCGGCCGGGAGGCGGAGCGGCTCGGCGTGCGGGCGGTGCGGATGCTCGTGGACGCCGACCGGGCGGGGATGCGGGCGATCGCCGAGCTGGTCGAGGCGGGGAAGCTGCGCCCCACGATCGCGGGGACGTTCCCGCTGGCCGACGCCGCCGAGGCGCACCGGCTCGGCGACACCGGCCGGACCACCGGCAAGCTGGTCCTCACGACCGGCTGA
- a CDS encoding VOC family protein, with translation MALVKAGVVVLDCAEPEKLAEFYKELLDAEEIVASANLVEIRGADGTRLAFRRDVNATPPSWPRPENSFQAHLDFLVEDLDAVERKVVGLGGRPLETKGAPGPHEERGYSDPSGHSFTIRLEPSRAPKQG, from the coding sequence ATGGCATTGGTGAAAGCGGGCGTCGTGGTGCTCGACTGTGCCGAGCCCGAGAAGCTCGCCGAGTTCTACAAAGAGCTGCTGGACGCCGAGGAGATCGTCGCGTCCGCCAACCTGGTGGAGATCAGGGGCGCCGACGGGACCCGCCTCGCCTTCCGGCGCGACGTGAACGCGACCCCGCCCAGCTGGCCCCGCCCCGAGAACTCCTTCCAGGCGCACCTGGACTTCCTGGTCGAGGACCTGGACGCGGTGGAGCGCAAGGTCGTGGGCCTGGGCGGCCGCCCCCTGGAGACGAAGGGCGCCCCCGGACCTCACGAGGAGCGCGGCTATTCCGACCCGTCCGGCCACTCCTTCACCATCCGCCTGGAGCCGTCCAGGGCGCCGAAGCAGGGGTGA
- a CDS encoding GlxA family transcriptional regulator: MQAQQRTHRVVVLALDGVYPFELGIPSRIFGAADGHYEILTCTVDGRPVHTNADFTIGAQHGPQVLATADTVVVAPVAPDRIPAQLPEAVAEALALIRPGTRIVSICTAAFVLAAAGLLDGRRATTHWQVADAFRRMYPRVDLDPDVLFVDDGRVLTSAGAASGVDVCLHLVRKDHGSELANKVARRCVVPPFRDGGQAQYIEQPVPESGAASTAATRAWALERLDEPLALADLAAHARMSPRTFARRFQGEVGLSPGRWLIQQRVVHARHLLEASDLSVDQIAGRVGFATGASLRQHLHAAIGVSPQAYRRTFQTAR, encoded by the coding sequence ATGCAGGCACAGCAGCGAACCCACCGCGTGGTCGTCCTCGCCCTCGACGGCGTCTACCCCTTCGAGCTCGGCATCCCGAGCCGCATCTTCGGCGCGGCCGACGGCCACTACGAGATCCTCACCTGCACGGTCGACGGCCGCCCCGTCCACACCAACGCCGACTTCACCATCGGCGCGCAGCACGGTCCGCAGGTGCTGGCCACGGCCGACACCGTGGTCGTCGCGCCGGTGGCGCCCGACCGGATCCCGGCGCAGCTGCCCGAGGCGGTCGCGGAGGCGCTCGCCCTGATCCGCCCCGGGACGCGCATCGTCTCCATCTGCACGGCCGCGTTCGTCCTGGCCGCCGCGGGACTCCTCGACGGCCGACGGGCCACCACCCACTGGCAGGTGGCCGACGCGTTCCGCCGCATGTACCCCCGGGTGGACCTCGACCCGGACGTCCTCTTCGTGGACGACGGCCGGGTGCTGACCTCGGCGGGCGCCGCCTCCGGCGTCGACGTCTGCCTGCACCTCGTCCGCAAGGACCACGGCAGCGAACTCGCCAACAAGGTGGCCCGGCGCTGTGTCGTCCCGCCGTTCCGCGACGGCGGCCAGGCCCAGTACATCGAGCAGCCGGTGCCGGAGAGCGGGGCGGCGAGCACGGCCGCCACCCGCGCCTGGGCCCTGGAGCGTCTCGACGAGCCGCTCGCCCTCGCCGACCTCGCCGCGCACGCCCGGATGAGTCCGCGCACCTTCGCCCGCCGCTTCCAGGGCGAGGTGGGCCTCAGCCCGGGCCGCTGGCTGATCCAGCAGCGCGTCGTGCACGCCCGGCACCTGCTGGAGGCCAGCGACCTCTCGGTCGACCAGATCGCCGGCCGGGTCGGCTTCGCCACCGGCGCCTCGCTGCGGCAGCACCTGCACGCGGCCATCGGGGTCTCCCCGCAGGCGTACCGCCGGACGTTCCAGACCGCCCGCTAG
- a CDS encoding glutathione S-transferase family protein has protein sequence MSSGGDGNSAYGHRPFERSRSHFTDRITADGRDGWPVTAGRYRLVVSRACPWASRAVISRRLLGLEDALSMAIADPVQDDRSWRFTLDPGGRDPVLGIRYLAQAYERREPGHPGGVSVPAIVDVPSGALVTNDYGRLTLDLATEWTALHRPGAPDLYPDRLRDEIDAVMAEVYEDVNNGVYRAGFAGEQGAYEKAFEGVFGRLELLSSRLAGQRYLVGDSITEADIRLFTTLVRFDAVYHGHFKCNRHKLTEDRVLWAYARDLFQTPGFGDTVDFDHIKRHYYRVHTGINPTGIVPLGPDLSGWRTPHRREELGGRPFGTGTPPGPVRAGEEVAARGRP, from the coding sequence ATGAGCAGCGGAGGTGACGGGAACAGCGCGTACGGGCACCGTCCGTTCGAGCGGTCCCGGAGCCACTTCACCGACCGGATCACCGCCGACGGCCGGGACGGCTGGCCGGTGACGGCCGGACGCTACCGCCTGGTCGTCAGCCGGGCCTGCCCCTGGGCGAGCCGTGCGGTGATCTCGCGGCGGCTGCTGGGCCTGGAGGACGCCCTGTCGATGGCGATCGCCGACCCGGTCCAGGACGACCGCAGCTGGCGCTTCACCCTCGACCCGGGCGGCCGCGATCCGGTGCTCGGCATCCGTTACCTGGCGCAGGCGTACGAGCGCCGGGAGCCCGGCCATCCGGGCGGGGTCAGCGTGCCGGCGATCGTGGACGTGCCCAGCGGCGCACTGGTGACCAACGACTACGGCCGGCTGACCCTGGACCTCGCGACCGAGTGGACGGCCCTGCACCGGCCCGGCGCCCCCGACCTCTACCCCGACCGGCTGCGCGACGAGATCGACGCGGTGATGGCCGAGGTGTACGAGGACGTCAACAACGGGGTGTACCGGGCGGGTTTCGCCGGCGAGCAGGGCGCGTACGAGAAGGCCTTCGAGGGTGTCTTCGGGCGGCTGGAGCTGCTGTCGTCCCGGCTGGCCGGGCAGCGGTACCTGGTGGGCGACTCGATCACCGAGGCGGACATCCGGCTGTTCACCACTCTGGTGCGTTTCGACGCCGTCTATCACGGTCACTTCAAGTGCAATCGCCACAAGCTGACGGAGGACCGGGTCCTGTGGGCGTACGCCCGGGACCTCTTCCAGACGCCCGGCTTCGGCGACACGGTCGACTTCGACCACATCAAGCGGCACTACTACCGGGTGCACACCGGCATCAACCCGACCGGGATCGTCCCCCTCGGTCCGGACCTGTCCGGCTGGCGCACCCCGCACCGTCGCGAGGAGCTCGGCGGCCGTCCCTTCGGCACCGGGACACCGCCCGGTCCGGTCCGCGCCGGCGAGGAGGTCGCGGCGCGGGGACGGCCCTGA
- a CDS encoding DUF4235 domain-containing protein, with the protein MKKRKLPLVYKPVGFLLGWSSGALAGLAFRKAWKMIRHEDNAPDALDRDRGWGEIVLAAAVQGAIFAAARSVADRTGAKAIERSTGVWPAEDRRGRD; encoded by the coding sequence ATGAAGAAGAGGAAGCTTCCCCTGGTCTACAAGCCCGTCGGCTTTCTGCTGGGCTGGTCGAGCGGCGCCCTGGCGGGACTCGCGTTCCGCAAGGCGTGGAAGATGATCCGGCACGAGGACAACGCCCCGGACGCCCTGGACCGCGACCGCGGCTGGGGCGAGATCGTGCTGGCGGCGGCGGTCCAGGGTGCGATCTTCGCGGCCGCCCGCAGCGTCGCCGACCGGACCGGCGCCAAGGCCATCGAACGGTCCACGGGCGTCTGGCCGGCCGAGGACAGGCGCGGCCGCGACTGA
- a CDS encoding TetR/AcrR family transcriptional regulator, producing MIRGEAGDPRAARTRARLRSALLEECAQRPLEEVGVAALVRRAGIGRATFYVHYADLEDLAVDACADVVREAVEALHAWRGRPDPVRAPAALAEFFGSLAPHAGLYRTLLAPGGGGPLGRVLHRDLRAYSLRERERAGAADAPLVASAVAATFAGVLADWLHGDLGGTPAEIADQVWQLLVALHASR from the coding sequence GTGATCCGCGGCGAGGCCGGGGACCCGCGCGCGGCCCGCACCCGGGCACGACTGCGTTCCGCGCTCCTCGAGGAGTGCGCGCAGCGGCCCCTCGAGGAAGTCGGTGTCGCCGCACTGGTGCGGCGGGCCGGGATCGGCCGGGCCACCTTCTACGTGCACTACGCCGACCTGGAGGACCTGGCGGTCGACGCCTGCGCGGACGTCGTACGGGAGGCCGTGGAGGCGCTGCACGCCTGGCGGGGGCGGCCCGACCCCGTGCGGGCCCCGGCGGCGCTGGCGGAGTTCTTCGGCTCGCTCGCACCGCACGCCGGGCTGTACCGCACCCTGCTGGCGCCGGGCGGCGGCGGACCGCTCGGCCGGGTGCTGCACCGCGATCTGCGGGCCTACAGCCTGCGGGAGCGGGAGCGGGCCGGCGCGGCGGACGCCCCCCTGGTCGCCTCGGCCGTCGCCGCGACCTTCGCGGGGGTGCTGGCGGACTGGCTGCACGGCGACCTCGGGGGCACTCCCGCCGAGATCGCCGACCAGGTGTGGCAGTTGCTGGTCGCCCTGCACGCCAGCCGCTGA